The nucleotide window ACCCAGTCCAGCAAAGCAGCTCAAGCCCCCACAGAGCCAAGCCAAAGCTTCGTACTTTCCGACGGTGTCGGCGATTCGATCGATGCAGGGTTCGGGAAACGGCGTGCCGTTGTCCCAGACGAGCTCGTCGTTTACGGGAAGGGGCTTGTCGGGGACGATGTGCTTGCCGACCGGAAGGCCCATGCCGGCGCGGACACGGAGAGAGGAAGCGACGGAACGTGAGACGACACCGTTTCCGCCCATGATCTTGGAAGCCACACTGCTCAATCTCCCAGCCATTTCGCAAAAtgcttcgtcttcttcgtttTCTCTTTCTGAAACCTAAACCAACAAATTCGATCGCAATTGGATTCTGGAGTTGGAAGGAATCGAGATGATAGATGGAA belongs to Malus sylvestris chromosome 17, drMalSylv7.2, whole genome shotgun sequence and includes:
- the LOC126610260 gene encoding NADH dehydrogenase [ubiquinone] 1 beta subcomplex subunit 8, mitochondrial, translated to MAGRLSSVASKIMGGNGVVSRSVASSLRVRAGMGLPVGKHIVPDKPLPVNDELVWDNGTPFPEPCIDRIADTVGKYEALAWLCGGLSCFAGLGLLAVWNDKASKIPFAPKVYPYDNLRVELGGEP